The following DNA comes from Spirulina major PCC 6313.
GTTAAGCCGACAGTAGAGGAACTGGGAAACTGGGTGAAAACACCAAGACTACGCCCAAGTGGATGAAACACCATGGCTAGTCAAGGGAGTGAAAGAGTGGATGTGGGTAGTGTGTGGGGTGGGTTTTTGCCTCTTCCACGCCGCTGATACTCGTTCAAGGGCGGAATTAGAGACCCTATTAGGTCGAAGCTTTGATGGTGTACTCGTCTCTGATGACTTCAGTGTGTACAACGGTTATGAGGTGAAAGCCCAGCAGAAGTGCTTGGCTCATCTAAGGCGGCACTTCAAGAAAGTCTGCAAGCTCAGGCATGGAAAAAATCCAGAGTTGGCGAAGGCATTCCTGGATTTGATTGACACAGCCTTTGAGCAGCATCGTCAGTGGCGTGAAACCGAGGATGGGGCTGCCTATCATCAATGGGCGGCGGGCTTTATCTATGAGGTGAAGGCGGCTGTGGAGCATTGGCTCCCCCTGGCTGGGCATGAGGCGGGCTTGTTATTGCGCTCTCTACGCGATAAGGCAAATCAGTGGTGGTATTTCCTGTCCCATCCAGAAATTCCCCCGGATAATAATCGTGCGGAACGCTCGTTGCGGTTGGCTGTAACCAAGCGTAAGGTTTGTGGTGGCTCGCGTTCGATGGCAGGTTTTGCCCAGACGGCAAGGTTACTGAGTGTGATTCAGACTTGTCGGACTCAAGGGCGTTCGGTGTTGAGTTTCTTGAAACAAGCTTTGATGGCGACGGCTTCTCCTGAGCAAGTCTCCATGCCTTCCCTCATCCCTGCTACCTGAATCCTTACAAACTGAGATTATATTTCATGATTTGAATTCCAATAGTTTATCGTTCAATAATGGTGATTTTAATCGGATAGGATTCAATGTCTGCATATACTGTTTTTGCTGCGGATCGATAACGCACAATGAGTTCAGTGGCATCTGGATTGCTCCGCATCTGGGCCTCAACAATCTGATCTAACATTGGACGAGTTAAATGGCGATCCTTAAACTCCAAGGCAATCTTACGCCGACCGACCACTAGGGCCTGTCATCAGTTAAGCCAAACAACAAAGGCTGCCAGGTAGATAGCCCCCAAAAAGTTGCGTGCTGTTTTGTCATAACGAGTGGCAATGGCACGATACTGCTTGAGTCGAGCGAAGAAATTTTCAATCAGATGTCGTGATTGATAGAGATGCTTATCGTAAGGATAAGGTTGTTTGCGATTCGACTTGGACGGAATCACGGCTTCACATTTCTGATGCACCAGTCGTTGGCGCACCCGCTCATCAGCATCATAGGCCTTATCCGCCAGTAGAGCTTTGCCTTGAAAATCATCAAGTAGGACATCAGCACCGTCGAGGTCGTGGGCTTGTCCACCGCTCAGAAAGAATCCGGTGGGATTTCCCAACGCATCACAGGTTGCATGAATCTTGGTACTCAATCCTCCTCGTGAGCGACCAATCGCTTGGTCTTCAGGTTCTACTGCATCGGCTAAGGTGTTTTTTTTGCTTCTGCACTGTGTTGATGAGCTCTGACAATCGTCGAATCAATTGAGCCATATTCGTTGTCTGCCTCCTCGGACAGTACCGTGAAAATTCGCTCCCACACTCCACTCTTCGACCAGCGGCTATGTCTTGTATGGACGACTCGAAAATCTCCGAATCTCTCAGGTAAGTCTCGCCACGGTATTCCTGCTCTGTAACGATATAGAACAGCTTCGACAAACAAGCGATTATCCTTTGCTGTTCCACCCACATGACCTTCCCGACCGGGCAGCAGGTCTTTGATTTTCTCCCATTGGTCATCTCTGAGGGCGTATCTTTTCATCTCTTAGGCTTTTTTCAGTTCACCTATTCTATTCTCTCTAACTGATGACAGGCCCTAATTTCTATGAATACGGTCTTGCTGGATCTCATGCGTGTTACGGGAGCGATCGCACCCCGATCCCGATCCTCATTCCCCTAAAACCTATAGGCCAAGCTGAAGTAGATGCCGTCATCTTGGAGATCGGTTTGGCGGTCGTCCAGGTTGACCAACGGCAGCGCAAAATCGAGCCGCAGGGTTAAATTATCTTGGGGTTGGATGATGATCCCGGTTCCGACACCGGCTAGCACATGCTGCCCCGAAATTTGGCTAGGATGGTCGGCATTATTCCACACCACGCCATAGTCGAAGAAGGGCGCGATTTGGAGCAATGCGCCATCGCTGGCATGGCGCAGCACCGTGATCCGATCTTCGATGGAGATGCGCCATCCCGCGTCGGAACTTCGCGCCCCTTGGCGATAGCCCCGCAGGGTTTGTTGACCCCCCAGACTGAAGCTCTCGGAGGCGAGGAGGTTATCGCCTGAGAGTTGTAAATCGCCTTGGATGATTAGGGTGTGGGTATCATTCAACCGTTGCACCCGTGCCATTTGTCCGAGCCAGGCGAAAAACTGACCGTCGGGGGTTGCTCCGCTGTTTTGGGTCGCATCGAAGAGTTCAGTGCCGAGGCTGAATTGCGATCGCAAACTCCACGCCCCATTCAAATCACGTCTTGTATAATCCTGACCAAACCGCAACACTGAAGTTTTTGTCGTGCCATCCGCTTCCGCCCCGACGCTAAAGGGCTGACCAAGATTGTTAAACAAAAACGTTTGACCATTCTTATAGGTGAAACCGAGGGAAAGGGCGAATTCTTCTCTGACCGTCCGCACCAGTGGCTGACGGAAACTGATGCGATAGGATTCCGATTCTCCCCGAATCCCTAATTCATCAAACGGTGAGGAAATAATTTCATTCCGATTCAGCGAGCCGCCGATTTCTAACGTGCCATTCATTGGATTGAGCGGCAGGCTATAGCCCAAATCAAAAATGTCCAAACCATTGGCAAAGGTTTGGGTATAAGCGAAGCTCAACACATCCCCCATCCCCGCCAAATTCCGATAGCCCAGATTCAAACCGCCACGAGTTGATCCCACACTCCGCGCTGAATAGTTATCCACAAACACCGTCCCAAAAAACGGTTTTGTTTCATCCATCTCCAACAGCAAACGACTGGTTCCCAATTCATCCCCACTTTGCAACGACACATCAAAATCATCAAAGTTGGGGTCAAGTTGCAACAAGCGCAATTGTTCTTCGAGATCATTCACATTCAAGGGCGTATCAATCCCCAAACCCAGCCGGGACGTAACGTAGGACTCGTTTAAGCGGCTCAGTCCATCAACGCTGATGTTGTTTAATGTGCCTTCGAGGACTTCAATTTGGACAATGCCTTGGTCAAGGCGTTGGGCGGGCAAGATGGCGTTGGAGGTGAGGTAGCCTTGCTTGATGTAGAGTTGCGTGATTTGCTCTACGGCAGCATTGAGCGCCCCTAGGGTCGTATTGCCTAAAACCGGGTCAAGGATGGGGGCAAGGTCGGCATCGGTGAAGACTGTACTGCCCGTGACATTAATGCTGTCAATGGTCAGAGGGGTGGTATCGCTCAATCCACCCGGATCATTGTTGCTGTCTGGGGTGATGATCAGTTCATCTCCCGGTAATGTTTGGGGTAATGGATCATCGGGAGATTGTAAGAAGCGATCGCGGTTCGGGTTGGCTTCACTTTGGGCCACAGTATTGAACCGCAGCAACGGGGCTTCGATTGTAACCGCATCCATGCGAGCCAGATCGGTACGGGTGAAAAGAGTTTGAGCCGATGTGGCTGTGGGTGTGAACGTACTACAAAGAATGAGCGTGGTTAACAGGGTCTTGGCTTGGGTCATGATCGTAACGTGGTAAGCTGATCAGCATCTAAATTGCATTGACTGAGTTTCCTTTATTTTTGATATTCCGATGCCACTTAATCACTAGTTCTCCTTCATTTAGTAATTTATGTAACAAAATCTCTAACTCTTGAATCGAATCAAAAAATCGGTTCGCGATAAATTCTTTCGCTGAATGCCACACCAGTTCTATCAAGTTGTAGTCTGGACTGTACTCTGGTAAGAACTCGATAATTAAATTCGGCATCTCTTTTTTTATTTTTTCTAAAAACTCTTTTGTTTTATGAATACTTGCATTGTCTAAAATAAGAACAATTTTACAGCCATCTTTTTCAAAGTCTTCTGCATTTTATCTTCCCCAGCCCATTCATATTTTAGATGTTCATAAAACTGTTTTAGTACATGATAAAAGTTTTCTCCTGTCCCTTTTTTTAGAAAGTCTACATACCGTTTCTTATCAGACAAGCGTAAACCCCCCATCACATTGATTCTCCCTTTTCTCCGTTTTCCTGATACCTTTTTTCGCTTTCCTTTCTTTGTCCAGTTTTTTCCCCTAATTGGTTTCAATCCAAAGCCAGCTTCATCCCAAAACCATATCTGGAGACGTTCTGGCGATTCTTTTGCTATTTTTACATATTCATTCAACTTTGTTCTAAATAATGCTCTTTTCTCTGGATTTTGCTGATCTTCTAAGCTGTATTTTGACCAAATGTACACAAATTTGTTTTTTTTAGAATCCTTCTGACCTGACTAGAACTCAATTCAATTCCAGTCTCTTGCTCTAAATGCTTTGCTAATCTCTCTGCTGTCCACCTTCCATATTCATACCCAAATTCTTTCGGTTCTTTGTCGATGATTTCTATCAATAATTCTATATACTCAGGTGTAGCTTTATGGAAATTCCCTTTCATTCTTTCGTCAACCAGGCTTTTCAAATTATTCGGATCTCCATGAGTACACCAGTAGGCAACTTTTCTTAATGAGCAACCCAAAAAATCGGCAATCTCTTGATATTTTTTGCCATCATTTCTTAATAAGAGCATCAAGATTCTTTCTCGAATATCTGGATTCTCCTGATACTTGAGTTCATGCTGCAATATTTTTTTCTCTTCCGTGGTTATATAGTTTTTAATCGGCATATCAATATGGTATTGTTTTTGTACTATTATATGTGATTTGGATGCCGATTAGCTTACTCCTCACAGGTAAAAATCAAAAGAATTGAACATTGAAAGAATCTAGGGTGACTCTATCCACAGCAAACGCTAAATCATTCAGCAACGGCTAGGGTTGAAATG
Coding sequences within:
- a CDS encoding IS5 family transposase (programmed frameshift); protein product: MKRYALRDDQWEKIKDLLPGREGHVGGTAKDNRLFVEAVLYRYRAGIPWRDLPERFGDFRVVHTRHSRWSKSGVWERIFTVLSEEADNEYGSIDSTIVRAHQHSASKKNTLADAVEPEDQAIGRSRGGLSTKIHATCDALGNPTGFFLSGGQAHDLDGADVLLDDFQGKALLADKAYDADERVRQRLVHQKCEAVIPSKSNRKQPYPYDKHLYQSRHLIENFFARLKQYRAIATRYDKTARNFLGAIYLAAFVVWLN
- a CDS encoding ShlB/FhaC/HecB family hemolysin secretion/activation protein; this encodes MTQAKTLLTTLILCSTFTPTATSAQTLFTRTDLARMDAVTIEAPLLRFNTVAQSEANPNRDRFLQSPDDPLPQTLPGDELIITPDSNNDPGGLSDTTPLTIDSINVTGSTVFTDADLAPILDPVLGNTTLGALNAAVEQITQLYIKQGYLTSNAILPAQRLDQGIVQIEVLEGTLNNISVDGLSRLNESYVTSRLGLGIDTPLNVNDLEEQLRLLQLDPNFDDFDVSLQSGDELGTSRLLLEMDETKPFFGTVFVDNYSARSVGSTRGGLNLGYRNLAGMGDVLSFAYTQTFANGLDIFDLGYSLPLNPMNGTLEIGGSLNRNEIISSPFDELGIRGESESYRISFRQPLVRTVREEFALSLGFTYKNGQTFLFNNLGQPFSVGAEADGTTKTSVLRFGQDYTRRDLNGAWSLRSQFSLGTELFDATQNSGATPDGQFFAWLGQMARVQRLNDTHTLIIQGDLQLSGDNLLASESFSLGGQQTLRGYRQGARSSDAGWRISIEDRITVLRHASDGALLQIAPFFDYGVVWNNADHPSQISGQHVLAGVGTGIIIQPQDNLTLRLDFALPLVNLDDRQTDLQDDGIYFSLAYRF